The nucleotide window GCAAGTATCCATCGATAACTCTATAAGTTACCGAATTTCTTTCGATGTCTACGGCTTCAAGCAACTCCTTGCCAGCTCTAGCATTCCCATCTGCAAATTTCGATCATAAGGTTAATAATTAGTTATAAACAATGCTAGGGttctatttatttaatttatgcAATTGATTTATGACAAAATTGAACAATATTAACTTGGATATATCAAATCAAAACCTTAATTACTTAGAACATAATTCCAGGAGATGACTTCCCCAGTCACCTTCAAGCAATTCACAACTCACAACTTTATCAGGACTGGTATTCGATAACATGTGTGTTTTCGGCGTTATGAATTCAAAGAATCTTTCAGCAGGAGCCTTGATTTCAATATCCACCTCCTGCTTACCGAACCTAGATGACGACATTGGTCCCCCTAAAACTTGTTAGCTGGAATAATATTTGGCCAGACAGGAGGAGCAGCAAGCCAGCAACTGCACTATACTGGTGTTTTTGAAGAAAACTTGCTAGCTTTGTCCTGGCATTTAAAGAAAAAGTTATAGATAGTCTCCAAGAGAGAGGTAAGCTTTGTCCTTGCATTTAAAGAAAAACTTGCTGCCTTCGGCTTTAATAGTACGAGCTGGGTTGGCGAATGTCTGCTTCAGTGGAGATAAGCTCAAGGTTAGTGACCGGCCGGCCATAATTAGGTGGCACATTGAGAGTTAGAGACGTAGAGTACACAGTTTGAAGTTGAGGTCTTAGTTGATGAGACACGTACATGACCTGTCTCACATCATCACGATAGACCAATATGATGTAAAGGGGATCGATGCAAATTTTTTCTCATTTACATGCGTTTCAATATGATTTAATTATGAGTCTCTTTTTATATTTCATCtctataaataattaaatcaaatcGAAAATCATTTACTCATGCAAAGTTGACATCTAACTAAAGCAAAGTTGACATCTAACAAAACATGCTTCCACTTGTAAACCTAAGCCAATTCAATGTCTTTTATTATTGATCATAGGCTGCAGTCACACCAGATCACTCTTCATGAAGGCGAGGAAAACGTGAATCACAGCTCTAGCCATTCTGTTATAGCCCTCTCTAGAAAATCATAGTATTTTTGTTATAGCTTCTAGAGTTTTGTAAAAGATTCTTCTCCCAGTTTTCAGGAATTAAGTTGAGATTCTTTGAGTATAAATACGATCAGTTGTAACAGATTTGAGCAATGAAATGAAAATATCTCTTTGAGCTTTCTCTCTCTGGTTTTCTTCATTTATTACCACCATGACTTCATCAACAATGGAGCTAGGAATATTCATACTAGAGCAAAAGGCTCCAATCACTTGACCACGAAAATCATGAAAAACTTGGatgctaattcaagaaaaccaaaatataGAAATTGATGATCTGCAAATTAACGAAGTTTTAATAAGTAAATTTCTTCTATATGGGCTGACACCACTAATTTCATATATAAGAATGCAGAAACATAACCAGttgaagaagatttggtttgtccaaaaaatttctcatgtgAGAGAAATGAATCCAACTCCTTATGAGTTCATGCACACTAGGATCTGATTATAATTTTCATGGTAGTATAGccaataaattttgaattttgaattttttgaaagaCCAGAACTTAATTGAAGGACTGGATTCAAAGAATTGGACTAAAGTGTGCGAGTCTTTGAACAATGCTAGGCATTTTGCTCTGTTTCACTCTGCTCTTTTGGTGCCTACTGTGTAATCGTTTCTTT belongs to Rosa chinensis cultivar Old Blush chromosome 4, RchiOBHm-V2, whole genome shotgun sequence and includes:
- the LOC112200516 gene encoding MLP-like protein 28, which codes for MSSSRFGKQEVDIEIKAPAERFFEFITPKTHMLSNTSPDKVVSCELLEDGNARAGKELLEAVDIERNSVTYRVIDGYLLQYYKSFKRSCEATTKGKGEEEGTRVHWTLEYEKLHDKVPEPHTKLQLILDLVKDFDVHPSSQEYL